CCTAAATCCAGGGGAAGTAAGTGTTCACCTGCCTTTATGGTGAATGATTCCAGAAGGTTTAATAGACGGCCTAAGTGGTTAAGAGTTCAGATCTGAAATCCAGTTTGGCTTCAAAATCTATGCTCTAGTACTTAAGCATCTAACTGGTGACTGTGAATGTAAGAGATGCTCAGGATACTGTAAAGACAGCACCACCTTTTTGGGAAATCAATTTGGcagtcattattaaaaataaaaagttaacacTAGCCATTTACCCAGGAATGCGATTTTTAACATTTATGGTGTAAGACAGCCAAAGAACTATTTGATTACAACTGTAGAACTCGgttgtggagaagggaataattaaaataattgctgTATTTGAGGCAAGATGTCCCAACTGCGATATTTGAGTGTTGGATTTTAATGTTAACCCCATTTTCCTAAATTTTGTGTTAGTATCCTTTTATAATTTCACAGATTGAAAATACAGCACTTAATACAAGCAAGTGGGCATATCCTCCTAGTAAGCTAAGCGCACATttgtaaaaatgattaaaaaaaatttttgttagaCCAAGCCCCTCGCTGTGTGGGATCTTTATTTAACCGGGGATCGAAGCctgcaccctgcattggaagtgcagagagtcttaaccactggaccaccagggaaatcctagatGATTTTTAAGACACTCCTCACCTCTAGTCATGAGTTGAAGACCTTCCTACTTGTGAaattgtgatctttttttttttttttttttggtagttgttGCTGTTTAAGGCCTGTCCATTTATTCCATGACAAGGGTAGAATTCGAGTTGAGCACTGGGAATACCTCTGTACAAATAAATCTAATACAGGAAATAAATTCTCAGTTACAAAGTCGATAATATATGTCAAGCCCTGTGCTAGACAATTGTTGTCTGTTACCTTGTTttgttatttctaaattttctgccTGTTGCATCATATTAATCAATGGGGAAACTCCATGAGATATACAACGTGGGaaagatagcaaatattttataattatacatggagtataacctttaaaaattgtaaataactatattgtacacctgcgATTTACATATTACACAGTAagcatatttcattaaaaaaaaaaaaaaaaaactatgataaGCTTGGCCCAATTGCCAAACCAAAccgaaaaaaaaaccaaactctaTGAGGAAGGGATTCCTGGAAATGAGACCACAGAGCTAACCAAGGTCTGGGTTGCAATAGGAGTTTATTGGAATTCACATTTTCTGACAGTCCTGGTATTAAGACTGGGTAGTAAACTGTTAATTCTATAGGGTCCCCAAGAATCTGGGTCATCTGTTTTATCAAAGAGGTTTGAGTCCCCCATTGCTTTCCACCCAGGACAGGGGAaactggtgagctgcagtccacagggtcgcagagtctggACAGGACTTAGCTATTGAACAAAACTGCTTCCCAGCAACACATGATATTAACCATGTCTATTACATGTAAAATGTTTTTTGTGCAAAACTTGGTAGAGTGTTCAGGATCGCTTAAGAATAAAGTTATTACCTACCATCTCGCTCTGAGGACTTATAATAGTGCTTTGAAAacaatgcatttttaatatttgaagttTTAGAGAAAAGTGTTGTTTTATTCCCAACagtctctcctcttccctcctccatggATCTGCTTATTCAGGACAGTCCTGATTCTTCCACAAGCCCCAGAGTGAAACCACTGTCCCCGTCTGTGGAGGAGagcacagagaaggaagagacGGTCCCGGTCAAGAAACAAAAGATTAGAACTGTGTTCTCGCAGACCCAGCTGTGTGTGCTCAATGACAGATTTCAGAGGCAGAAATACCTCAGTCTCCAGCAAATGCAAGAACTTTCCAACATCTTGAACCTCAGCTACAAGCAGGTACAGTTGTTTTGTTGTCTGtgcaataagaaataaaaaataagggatttccctggtggtccagtggctcagacgcaGCACTGCCAGtgaagggggcctgggttcgattcttggtcagggaactagatcctcccacatgtcacaactaagatcccacacaacTAAGataaattttttggaaaaaaaggaatatttatgCACCTCTACAAATAAGttagtttttaatgaaaatggaaTCTTTTTGTAATGTGTTTTGTGACcatctttctttcattaaatatCTATTGCAAATGTGTCATAATTTATTAAACCATTTCCCATGTTAAGCTAAAATTGTGAAAAAGTTTCCAATTTTCCcttaaacaaaggaaaaacacacTTCTATCATCTTGAGTTAGAAGAGTCCTAGCCAACCACTGGTTCTCATTAAAATTAAAGTTGCATGTTTTATCTATACATCTGATTACTGATGAAGTTaatcatttttcatatatttattggctAGTTTATTCAGGCAAATGGTTTTCTATCTCTGGTACCATACTTGGAAAAGTCCTCTATCAAATGATCTTAACTTTTTGTATAGTTGTCCTTGTGAAGTATGTTTCATCATTCTTGAATTAACATACCATTatcatattaaatgtaaatgtactAGTATGGAAGGGGGGCGTATTATTGCAAACAAGTTACTTTTAACTGTGACTAATGAACAGTATGGGTAGACATTTAAATGTGAACCTCCTAGTTCATAGCCATAGCCTCCTAGCCATACTCTCAGTGTATCCAACTGGTTAAGTTTATTAATCATAAGTTTATTAAAAAAGCCAACTGACTTGAAAGGCTTAAAATTCACCCAGATTCAGGATTTAAGAGTCTGGTAATCAGAATTTTTGTTTCAAGTTTGAGATAGTTGTAGCTAtcagaaaaaaaaccaaaccttAATATTCTTTGGTTCCTACTATCAATACATCCTGcattactaatattttatttttaaatttatttgtgggTTTTGGAGGGGGTGCGGTTTGGCcatgcagcacacgggatcttagctccctgaccagggactgaacgcatgccccctgcattggaagatcgGAGGTCCCTACTAATATCTTAAACTTTTTCCGGTTATCTTTTCCTTGTCAGGTGAAGACCTGGTTCCAGAACCAGAGAATGAAATGTAAGAAATGGCAGAAAAACAACTGGCCGAGGAATAGCAATGGCATGCCTCAGGTAATAACAGAAAACTTAAATTGTTCTGCTTTTTCCTAACAAAGAGTTTTTAGTTCTGTCTATTGCTGTAGCATGCAATCCCAACCACGGACAATTCTGAACTTACAAGTACTTTTTCAGTTaatccattcttcttttttcaaaaggGGCCAGCAATGGCAGAATACCCAGGCTTCTATTCCTACCACCAGGGGTGTTTGGTGAACTCTCCTGGAAACCTGCCCATGTGGGGTAACCAGACCTGGAATAACCCCACGTGGAGCAACCAGAGCTGGAACAGTCAGTCTTGGAGCAACCACTCCTGGAACAGTCAGGCCTGGTGCCCCCAAGCCTGGAATAACCAGCCTTGGAACAATCAGTTCAACAACTACATGGAGGAATTCCTGCAGCCCGGGATCCAGCTCCAGCAGAATTCTCCCGTCTGTGATTTGGAGGCCAACCTGGGAACTGCTGGGGAAAATTATAACGTTATACAGCAAACTGTCAAGTATTTCAATTCCCAGCAGCAAATCACTGATTTATTCCCAAACTACCCTCTCAACATACAGCCTGAAGATTTGTAACGTCTATTTGTGACGGCTATTGTATGGGATCTTAATGTGAGCAGAGACTGTGTATTctctagatttttttctcattctagaATTCTGTACCACTTCCCCTTAGTAAGCTGCTTTTCACTATACCTTCTGTGTCAATTTGAGGGAAGGGTAATGAGTCCAGTAAGAGGTTTCAGAAGCATTGTATAACATGACAAAAGGTGTCTGGCTATAGATAACTCGATTATAGTACTTtggatataatatataatattttggataCTTTTAGGATCTAGAATCTAACTTTAAGCACAGGGGGCAAAAGTACAAAGACGTATGATGaggatttttcatattttctgggATAGGGAGGCTTTACTTGCTAAGAGTCCCAGTCCTTAAGATGAAGAGTGCTTTACTGATTTCCTCCACCCCTTTTAGCTTACTACAACGCCTAATTTGTTCATCACTTTTTGGAGAACGATATTTTGTATTTTGCCACATCATAAATAGTACCAGTTTGGCTGGTTTGTTGAAGTACAAATAAAAAATAGCCATTTTACATTTAGTTGTCTCTCACTGATTTCACACAGTGATTCAAAGAGTTAAAAATTTGACTAAAcatggaaaactttttttttttttttggctgtgttgggtcttagttgcggcatgtgggatctagttccccgaccagagattgaatcccaggccccctgccttgggagctcgcagtcttagccactggaccaccagggagatcaACATGGAAATGTTTTTTGATATGGAAGGGAATAAACTAATCTTCTCTAGGCATCCAGGAGACTAGAAGTGAGTAAAAAAAAGGTAACCAGATACACAATATTAGGTGATGTATTAATTAAACCTGAACAAGCTTATTTCCTTTCAGTGTATATAGTATTGAAACAATGAAATCTGTGGTTTGCAGTTAAGGAGGAATGCCACATCTGGAAGATCTGGAGCAAAGGTTTGTAAAGAAGCTAAGTGATGGGCAATGGAGGGAGATGAGGGAGGATGGGAAGAGGTGGAATTGGAAGCTCTCCTGTAACAAATGACAGGTGACTGCTCTTCTGCCAGAAACAACTGTTagagttgagtttatttttattttttatgtgaacttaagaatgattctttaaaattaatttttattggggtatagctgctttacaatgttgtgctagtttcctGTACTAGCAAggtaaatcagctatatatatgtgtgtgtatatatatatatatgtgtgtgtatatatatatgtgtgtgtatatatatatgtgtgtgtgtatatatatatatactgctaagtcgcttcagtcgtgtccaactctgcgaccccatagacggcagcccaccaggcttccctgtccctgagattctccaggcaagaacactggagtgggttgccatttccttctccaatgcatgaaagtgaaaagtgaaagtgaagttgctcagtcgtttccgactctagcgaccccatggactgcagcctaccaggctcctccatccataggattttccaggcaaaagtactggagtggggtgccattgccttctctgatatacatatatatatatatcccccaccttttttttttttttttttgcatttccttcctatttaggttaccacagagcattgGTGGGAATAACCACAGTGGTTTTCTTATCTTCCTCGTGGTTCCCCTAGTTTTCCAATGTTGATCTATCATACTGTCCAACCCAATGAGTTTAGACATTTGACTAAAAGAGGAAGTCTGAAAATTTCTGCCAATACCAAAGTTCAATGCAACATTCTTTTTGACTGGCAGATATGTGGATTTTGTGCCAAGCAGCATATTTAACCAAGTAGATAATGGAAATAGAAAGCACTGATTGATTGTATCATCATTCACTGTAACATTTACAAAATTCTTGGCTCTAAACAAGTGCACAAGATGAACTGACAGCTTTGAGAAAAGCACTAAATGATGAACCAGAACCCGGAAAACTTGGGCAAATAGTTACTGTAAAGTGttactgggggtgggagggggctcaagagggaggggatgtgtgtacAAACATGCTTATTCATGTACAGCAgaggcacaacattgtaaatcagttatattccaatttaaaagcCAAGTGGTAGAACCCAGGAAACAACAAGTTTAGTTTTCCTGTACTGAGATGAACCATTGTTAGGTTTTTTTACAACTTTGTGCTTTGGATTAAGTGCAGCTATAAGACATTGGGAATATATACGTAAGGAACAGCTAATTTAGGCAGATTTATTAGTGCCAGAAAGGATAGGAGCACCTATTATGTTAAAAGCAAGATGCTAGATAATGGAGAAGAAAGGAAGCGAGTAAGACTGGAGAAAAAGGGGGAAGCAGAAAATAGATGGAATTTTGATGATCACTACTTGGCTTTTGAAAATCAGGCATTTTACAGAAATgccattcatccatttaaagaCTGGAGCTTTTGACTGCAAGACTAATCATTAAAAACTAAGCAATAGAGAAATACATAATGAAGTGAGTCTAGTAAACAATATCAACAAGATAGCATACATTCCCACAGGTGTTTTAGTATATGTAATATGGGTGGTTTCTATATATTGATTTTAATAGACTTATTCCACTGTAAGAGGATTATACCATACATTCTCTTCTGAAAGGCTTTTATCCACTTGACATTTTTCAGCCTCTCTGCACATCAAAATTGAGAGATCTGAGATAATTTAGATAATTAATAAAAACTGACAACTACATTCAAGAACAGAGTCCCTATTTTCCTTATTAAACATAGTTAACGTTGAGGTGGTTTCTTCCtcaaatattctttcaaaatatttctgttaaTGAAGAGTGAAATTCAAGTTAGTCGAACCAGGGAAAGATTATTAAGTTTTTTGGTGTTTCCTAATATCTCAGTGTGActgtcattttcttaaaaaagaaagattgttACTTTAACTCTGACATCTTTCCTGACATTTTCATGCATATACGCGACATAAACATAACTCATTTTTCCTCTCCAAATAAATTATATGCATTTTCTGCATATAATTTTTTCTAACTAAAAAATCTCCACATCAATGAATTTAAATGCTGTACTGACACATACTAAATAGTGCAATACATGTTACAAATACATTAATTTGCTTCTGTTTTGGTTATTTGCCATTACAAATCATGTTGCTATTACCAACAGCAATTTAAAGACATTTAAGTGTTTGTTTTGGGTCATAGGATTACCAAGAATATAAACTAGTATAACAAAGGTAcctttagtcaaggctatggtttttccagtggtcatgcatggatgcgagagttggactgtgaagaaagctgagcgccaaagaatcgatgcatttgaactgtaatgttggagaagacacttgaaaggcccttggactgcaaagcgatccaaccagtccatcctaaaggagatcacccctgggagttctttggaaggaatgatgctaaagctgaaactccagtactttggccacctcatgggaagagttgactcattggaaaagatcctgatgctgggagggattgggggcaggaggagaagagaacgacggaggatgagatggctggatggtatcactgactcgagggacatgagtttgggtaaattctgggagttggtgatggacagggaggcctggagtgctgcaattcatggggtcgcaaagagtcggacacgactgagcgactgaactgaactgataacaaggAGACAGGCAAAAAAGATTAAGTCACCTGCCAGCCTCTCCCATCTTTCCACATCCCTTCTCTTTAGAAAATCTCGctctctccatcctcctccctAAAGGAGGTGGATGTCACTTCCAATGTCATTTTACTGCATTGTATTTTCGCTTCGTTTTGATTTTCAGCTTCTCCATTTCAGTTCGTGCCTGAATAAGAATTTGCCTAGGTCTTCTGAATTCCTCAGCCTGGATTCAAAGCCCAAGAGTGGGAGGAGTAGAGGCCTTGCTTACTGAATATCAAGCACCCAATTCTCAGGGTAAAGGACAAATTTCATCCTGTTAGGAATAATCCTGCTATTCAGAAAACTTGGTGTCTAGGGTTGGGGGGAGGCGGTGGGGAAGTCATGATTTGAGACCCAAAGGTAATGGCAGACAACCGCCAGACGGGGCAGGAAAGGGGGAGGGCCCTTAGTAAACACTGCTGGCCCCCCGGGGCCCAAGGAGCTGGCCTCAAGTGGGAGATAAAGGGAATTTGTTAAATAAAGAAGCAGTTGGGGCCGACAAAAGCTTCTGGCACAGGAAGTGAGTCCGACTGAGGAGACCGAAATGTAGGCATTTGAATAGATGCCTTGGTGTGAAGCTGAGGTGAAACCAGACtgaaagcagcagcagctggtggcgAGCTCTTCTTTAAGGGGTTCCCAGTTTCTGGGTGTTTGATGTGGCCTGGGAGAAAGTGTCCTtgagaatttaaaaatgttaaaagcttGGGAAATGAATGCAAAGTAGCTCTACCTCCAAAGTTTAACGACCAAGTGAGGTATTGAACAGAAAAATGTCACAGATGAAATCAATACGCTAGAAGCCTATAGAATGAATTAAACTGGGACAGCCTCATGCACTTAGGGTCTCAAGGGGGAATTATAGAAAGGTTGGCAATGTTCATACAACTCGTGTCTTAGGTGCAAGATGTGACAGGGACTAAGGATGTGGTCAGACTGAATTAGGGCCACATCTTTGCAGAAAAAATGTAGCTGGACACAGTCACCCAGGCTTTCTCCATGGGGACATTGAGGGAAGGTAGTCCTGGCCATAAGTATAGCTCTTCTCAGCTTGATGAGCAGCTGTAGAATTTATTTTCACCACTTGGGTAGAATACAAGTGGCGTTGGAAAGGGTGTTACCCATGGACCACCAACTTAAAAGCTGTGGATGGTGGCACAATCTGatcagagaactgtgcacaagctgatcacgAGTCCTGTGAttccccctccctcacctggctTTTAAAAGTGCTTCTCCGAAACACTTTGGGGAGCTTCTAACTCTTCAGGGCATGAAGAACCTAAAAGTCTCCTTGCATGGctttgcaataaacctttcttggctccagaaaataaatacatagataaaaGCTATGGATGTTGAATGCCTCTGGTACATAAGGATATTTAGTGTTGGACTAAATAAGAGTATTGATGCCTCTTGCTCCTCTGGTCCCATTCTGTGTTCTGTGTACATGTATTCTGTCTATCCAAATCAGTCATACTTACTTAGCTATAGTTAATGTGCTAtatagggattcccaggtggctcagtggtaaagaatccacctgccaatgcaggcgacacaggagactcaagttaAATCCGAAGGTCAGAATGATCCCCtgatgtaggaaatggcaacccagtccagtattcttgcctggaataccacagacagaggaatTGTAGccaggctggctacagtccacagagtcgcaaagagttagacacgactgagcactcatgcacacatagGTTACATAAATTACATTTGCTTTCCACTGTCAGAGTGAACATTCTCAGGCAACACAGTAAATGCACTTTGTACTTGATGAGTCACCCAATTCCTGTCCTTCTGcaattccttccttcattcttagCTTCCCCCAGATCCTAGTTCTCATTTTTCAGGTCTCTTATCCATCCTCAGCCACTTGACCCTATAGTCATACTTAACATTCCCCAAATTGTGTAAGGCTTTGTGGATTCCTTCAGCGTTGTCTGATAAACCATTaaacacaaatgcactcattccCACAGATTCCCTGATCAATTTCTATCTCATTAAGTCAATAAAAATGGTTCCCTTTATCTACTGAGACTACCCTCTATAGAGAAAAAGCCCTTGTGTAAATATCTGCTGTATCAGTCTTTGTCAGGATAAGAGAAAAATGACTATTATTCTTAACTCCATGGCTGGCTCTGTGCTGTGCCTTTCCTTATGCTGTTCGCAACTTCCAAAagaattgtgaaaaaaaatcaagtttcaaCTTGGAAGAAAATACTTATAAATGTATTTCACACTTATGCTGGCTCATAGCACTATAATCTACCCTATTATCATAGTTAGAAGCCTGATCATTATCCTAGGATATTTTCTTTCACCTACCATATCCAAACAGTTACTCTTTGGGggaaggttttttaaaataattttttaaaattgaagtatgcttgatttacaatgttgtgttagtttcaggtgtacagcaaagtgactcaatgatatatatatattctttttcagattcttttcccttataggttattacaaaatattgagtagaattcactgtgctatacagcaggtccttgttggttatctatttcctatatagtagtgcatatgttaatcctgggcttcccaggtggcgctagtggtaaagaatccgtctgccaatgcaggagacataagagacacgggttcaatccctgggtcaggaagatcccctggaggaggacatggcaacccactccagtattcttgcctggagaatccccatggacagaggagcctggcaggctacagtccatggggttgagagtcggacacaactgaagtgatttagcatgcatgcacgcacgcacatatgttaatcccaaattcctaatttatccctccccctgacTTCCCCCCCAACCATAAGCCTGTTTTCAATGTaggtgggtctatttctgttttgtaaataagttaatttgtataatttttttagagTTCACATATAAGTGCTATTGtaatggtatttatctttctaacttatttcacttagtatgataatctctaggtccatccattttgctgcacAAATAATCACTAGTTAAGTctatctctttaatttttttcaaaccaATTAACAGGTTTCCATATTAGCTGCTACTACTGAGGAACTAGTGGGTAATCAGGTTTTTCCACACTCCCCCAAATATTCATATGAGGAAGAGActattaaaatcaattttttgtataaaaaaagaagtcaagaGCCTAAGCAACATATCAAAGATGGTACCCAGTGGGTCAAAATCTAGATTCAAACCCTTAATTACCTGACTCCAAAGCCCCAGATGTTTCTTTGCTACACGATTTTCCAATGGAGAGGCATAAATATAATGTGGGAAGATATATACCAAAAAtcaatatttaaggaagaaaaattttgaGGGAattttcacttgctattattggAATTTTTTTAGAGCATATATTATcagacaaaaacaataaatatctcCATTTGGAATGAATAGGAGTAGCATGTATAGGAATAAATAATTACcagtaaaaataacttttttgaaACATGAAAATAGATCATGTATTTGTCTTATTACCTTTAGAGAGGCTAGAATCCTGGAACTCTGGGTTCTGAACCACAGATCAGACAAGGCTGCTTTGCGCAAAGCCACCAGATGCAGCGTTAAGCTCACTTGGAGGGTCACACCTCCCCCCAGGGGTCCACTACCTGTTCTGGGCTCACCAGCTGCCTGTTTTAAAACCTTGGGAAGTTTCTTTCTTATCACCAAATCTTCCAGGACAAGGAAATACTTGTCTAGACATGTCCCTTAATTGTGTGTGATCGATGTACGATGGTAAAGATGTACATAGAATCACCTGATACACTTCTTTTTGTATCTGGGGGGAGGTGTGACCTCCTGGGGGGAGGTCCTAAAGGGAACTAACTGGAGACCAAGAGAGGgtggagaaaaagggagagaattctctggtggtccagtggttaagactttgcccttgcaatgtaggggatgcGAGTTCAATctttggtctgggaactaagattctatgtgccctgtgaccaaaaaaaaggttcttttttttttttttttaattaagaaaaaatgagaaagcttATCAGAGTAATGGACACTTGTTTGACAAGTGACTCATAGTGTAAGTAGTGAAGGAAACATGCAAACATTCTTGGCTGAGTGTGACAAGGTATTGTAACGTAGGAATTGCTGAGGACAAGCAGAAAAGAGATCTGCTGTTAAGAGTTTTAACTGAAAGCATTATCAATCTCCTTCATATTATTTTAGTGTATCAGCAGCAAGACTGGGGCGGGGGTCCAATAAGAAGTAttggagaaaacagaagcaaacctTCTATTTCAAAATGTCCAAggagggaactctattcagtgtaTCAGGTTTCTCTACTCTGATGTtgttcttttcctgccttttccaTATTGTACTCTGGGGAACGAAGTCAATGTCTGCAGCTGTTGTAGCCACCCATCCGGGAAGCAAACTCACTCACAAgcacaatgcagatagtggagtgcagtttattacacggGGCCCCAGGCAGAATCTCCTCTTaaccaaggaccccgaccagtttttctgaaaaccttatataccctaagtgtatgtgtCCAAACCCACCTcgccaaattccctgaaactagtctgaacaaaggaagagaaagatacaatcaaagttaacccgtgattcatatgccttaggCCTACTTAGTTAACAGTGGACATTTATCAGTAGGCCTGTGCTCATACCtgaataagcataatagaatttatggtTCTATTGGGTTACACAGtcaattagggtattcttttaggcgacagagagtctaggtacgagccctggggctcttccatctgggggtctggttttccagttggtatgtcctttccatagatactgggcatatagct
Above is a genomic segment from Bos indicus isolate NIAB-ARS_2022 breed Sahiwal x Tharparkar chromosome 5, NIAB-ARS_B.indTharparkar_mat_pri_1.0, whole genome shotgun sequence containing:
- the NANOG gene encoding homeobox protein NANOG isoform X1, whose translation is MSVGPACPQSLLGPEASNSRESSPMPEESYVSLQTSSADTLDTDTVSPLPSSMDLLIQDSPDSSTSPRVKPLSPSVEESTEKEETVPVKKQKIRTVFSQTQLCVLNDRFQRQKYLSLQQMQELSNILNLSYKQVKTWFQNQRMKCKKWQKNNWPRNSNGMPQGPAMAEYPGFYSYHQGCLVNSPGNLPMWGNQTWNNPTWSNQSWNSQSWSNHSWNSQAWCPQAWNNQPWNNQFNNYMEEFLQPGIQLQQNSPVCDLEANLGTAGENYNVIQQTVKYFNSQQQITDLFPNYPLNIQPEDL
- the NANOG gene encoding homeobox protein NANOG isoform X2, producing MSVGPACPQSLLGPEASNSRESSPMPEESYVSLQTSSADTLDTDTVSPLPSSMDLLIQDSPDSSTSPRVKPLSPSVEESTEKEETVPVKKQKIRTVFSQTQLCVLNDRFQRQKYLSLQQMQELSNILNLSYKQVKTWFQNQRMKCKKWQKNNWPRNSNGMPQGCLVNSPGNLPMWGNQTWNNPTWSNQSWNSQSWSNHSWNSQAWCPQAWNNQPWNNQFNNYMEEFLQPGIQLQQNSPVCDLEANLGTAGENYNVIQQTVKYFNSQQQITDLFPNYPLNIQPEDL